CCTAAAAAActgttttgctttttcattatggggtatagtagattgaggatttttttttaaatccattttagaataaggcagtaacataacaaaattGCTTCTCTCTAAACATGACTGTACCTAATGTTCCCCTGCTTGTCTAGTTAATGTTCTAACGTTGTCCCCATGTCTGTTTGTGTGCAGCTGCCCCACCTGCCCCATATCAGCGAGGGTCTGATGAAGAGGAGTCTGAGGAGGGGAGACATGAGGGACATGAGCCTGGGCCAGCTTCAGGTCATCACCAACGATCTGCACTCGCAGATACAGAGTGAGTACACACACGTACGTATGCACATGCACCACCGGAGGCTGGTGAGAgggggacggctcataataatgtctggaatggaataaatggaatggtattaaaACCTATAGAAAGCATGTGTTCGATActattccattaattccattccagccattactatgagcccgtcctccccaattaaggtggccCCAGCCACCTGTGGTACACACCCAATCTACctttcatcaccaccatcataacTCTGTTGTTCCAGGGGCTATGAGGATGTTAAGATAACGTTGTGGTGACGTTGCAGGCCTGAATGAGGAGCTGGTGCAGCTGCTGCTGATCAGAGATGAGCTCCATGTGGAGCAGGACGCCATGCTGGTGGACATAGAGGACCTGACCAGGTGATGATCATATTGTACAGTACTGTGAACATAGAAgcccacacacatactgtacatgcattaaagcacacacatacacacacacacacacacacacacacacacacacacacacacacacacacacacacacacacacacacacacacacacacacacttgcgcaCCAACACCACTAATAGCACCACCATTAGGTCTCTGTAGTAACCTTAGTTCTGGAGGTCAAGTGCCATGGAAAGTCTCAGCTAAAATACAATCTTCTGAAAACAAACTagtctttttttttaaaggatctAATGATAATTTTTCATGCATTCTTTAATGTAACTGTTATTTGTTGTTCTTTCTTGTCACAGGCATGCTCAGAGCCAGCAGAGACACATGGCAGAGAAAACCCTCTCCAAATAAAACCCATGGTCACCTGTCCCCATCATCACCTACGTCACATGACAGCCACAACCAACTcagagcagtggtcaacaaccctggtcctggagagcaaTAAGGCTTGCAGGGTTTTGTTCCAGGTCAGCACTTTCACACCTGATTTAACTGATTAATACCTTTGATGACTAGGCAATTTGTTGATTCAGGGTTgttttagtgctgggctggaacaaaagcctggaCATGCTTTAGCTCTCCAGAACGAGGGTTGTTGTCCATGGCTACAGAGGGACCAAACCCAACCGGGAGTCATACAAAGTCCTGAGTTTTAAGTGTTCAGGCAAAACTCCAGGCCCCAGTCATAAACCATGTGTCGTAGTGACAGTTTGATCACAGAAGATGACTAGAGTTCTGTTTGTTGCCCCGCTCAGCCAGTCGTGGTGCTTTGTAGAATACTAAACACACATAGCTGTTTGTGCTGTTGGTAAGGAATTAGCTCCTAGGCTTCCCAGTGTATAAACATTGTGGCAACTACACAGATCTTGTATGAATAATTTAGACACACAAATGGATGTAGTACAGCTGTTGTTGCATAATTCCAACTGTTTAAACATTCTGATGTTTTGAAGCTTTACTGGTTGACCCTTGATTTTGccaaatgtttacagacagattgcgATGACCTTATTTTTGTCTGTACTTTAAATTAAATGGAAGATACGAGTCCTTTTGGTGTTTTTTGTGGCAGAGTTCAAGTAATGGGGGTGCTTAACTAATATTGACACCCATATGTTCAAAATATTAACATATTTTTAGGGCGCCACCAAAGGTCAGTATGTAATTCGATCCCTGCTTTTTGACCCAAATGCTACTCCACAGAAAAACAATGTATTTTAAGACAAAATATTATTGACAGAGTCAAATCTCAATGGTTAAGAACTAAAGATGTCTGAGCTGACTGTTCTTGACAATGGTAAAGTGATAGCTGGTCGGTCTGGGCTAAATAAAAAAACGTTGCTGAGCTGGAAAGAGACTTGGATGCCTTGTGGCCTGGTTCAAGATGACATCTTTGTTCAGTATGATTAGTCCATCTTCAGCATTTAGAGAATGTCATTTTCCAGCAGctcttttttgttgttattattctcAGTCGTATTATACTAAGGTCCGTCAACTGTATTATGCTGCATTCTGAAAACGTTTTGTGTACAGAGATTAAAATTATAGATAAACGTTTGAAGTGTTTGCTTGTCTTTATTAGTTCATTGTTGTGTTGTTATGGTCAGTATTGATACCCATCTGAACCAGATCTAACTGACAGTAGATGAGACAGTCCAAATTAATTAATGAATTGTACAGAAGGGTGCTTGAGGGACCTAAGAAGGCTACATTAGCCTACATGTGCCTtataaatatatactgctcaaaaaaataaagtgaacacttaaacaacacaatgtaactccaagtcaatcacacttctgtgaaatcaaactgtccacttaggaagcaacactgattgacaataaatgtcacatgctgttgtgcaactggaatagacaacaggtggaaattataggcaataagcaagacacccccaataaaggagtggttctgcaggtggagaccacagaccacttctcagttcctatgcttcctggctgatgttttggtcacttttgaatgctggcggtgctttcactctagtggtagcatgagacggagtctacaacccacacaagtggctcaggtagtgcagctcatccaggatggcacatcaatgcgagctgtggcaagaaggtatgctgtgtctgtcagcgtagtgtccagagcatggaggcgctaccaggagacaggccagtacatcaggagacgtggaggaggccgtaggagggcaacaacccagcagcaggaccgctacctccacctttgtgcaaggaggagcaggaggagcactgccagagccctgcaaaatgacctccagcaggccacaaacggtcacaaacagactccatgaggggggtatgagggcccgacgtccacaggtgggggttgtgcttacagcccaacaccgtgcaggacgtttggcatttgccagagaacaccaagattggcaaattcgccactggcgccctgtgctcttcacagatgaaagcaggttcacactgagcacgtgacagacgtgacagagtctggagacgccgtggagaacgttctgctgcctgcaacatcctccagcatgaccggtttggcggtgggtcagtcatggtgtggggtggcatttctttggggggccgcacagccctccatgtgctcgccagaggtagcctgactgccattaggtaccgagatgagatcctcagaccccttgtgagaccatatgctggtgcggttggccctgggttcctcgtaatgcaagacaatgctagacctcatgtggctggagtgtgtcagtagttcctgcaagaggaaggcattgatgctatgaactggcccgcccgttccccagacctgaatccaattgagcacatctgggacatcatgtctcgctccatccaccaacgccacgttgcaccacagactgtccaggagttggcagatgctttagtccaggtctgggaggagatccctcaggagaccatctgccacctcatcaggagcatgcccaggcattgtagggaggtcatacaggcacgtggaggccacacacactactgagcctcattttgacttgttttaaggacattacatcaaagttggatcagcctgtagtgtggttttccactttaattttgagtgtgactccaaatccagacctccatgcgttgataaattggatttccattgattatttttgtgtgattttgttgtcagcacattcaactatgtaaagaaaaaagtatttaataagattatttatttcattcagatcgaggatgtgttgtttaagtgttccctttattttttggagcagtgtatgtaAACACATAAAACCTATAAATACAAACCAAACTAAAAATTGGATACGGTTAGGGTAGCCTACTAGTTGTTTTCTTCTATGGGTGTTAACAATTACATAATTAAATTGGCATTAATGCTATGACATATCTGAATATAGGCAAGTGACTGTTGCATGTGTGTGCAAAACAGGCAGTTTCTTCCCTACTTTCTCATGTTGCACTACAATGCTCCAAACACTTATGTAATTGAGTTTTGGCCATAGTGAAAGCCCATACTGAATCATTACCTAGACCTAGGCCTAGCCAACCactagagagcagaggaggcaaCCACATATTTTCTACCAAACTGTGAGAAACTGCTATGGTTATAGTGGCCACTAACAAAACATCTAATACAATCAACTCAAATCCAGTTAATGTAAATTCCAGTTCCACTCTGGGAAAACGTTTCATTATTGATATCGCTGGCCTCTAGGAAAATTACACACTGTGACATTGTTACCTGATTTACTTTCaatttatattttcaagcattttTTATTGTGGTAGGGAATTCCCTGCTCAGGAAAGTATaaaaacactgggagatgaagCAAGACACACAAAAGAATTAGGATAAACCAAGGATAAACATTGTTATTACCATGATGCCAAACGCCAAGCTTTGTGAGTAATCTATAGCCTATATAGCCTATATCTCTTTCTCTTCTAACAAAAGTATTGTTTTAAAATAAGTAGCCTATTTATTATTTGCTTAAAGTTAGAATAGGTCAGGTTATCTGAGAATATTTTTTTCCTGcatgagaatattgcaaaatcatCTAAAAATGATTGGCATATTATTGACAAATGTATTTGTATAGAAAGTTTCAGTTTTAAGTCTTTGTTCTACGTTGTTCTTGAATCTGTCAGATTTTGCCACTTGGCTGCTCTTGGTCGCGCTCACTTGTTCTCTCTGGCACGTGAACATGTCCAGCCCAGTGGTGTCGCGCAACCGCCCGATAACTGACAACTGTCTTACTACTGCGCAAACACTACTTTGGAACATCACGGAGGCGCTTGCACAGGTGAGACACAGGCACATTTTCCAATACTGTTCTTGATGGTAGACTATTTATTTAATTCATATCTGTAGCCTATTCATTAAATTCGTTTCAATACTAGGAACACCTGTTCAAAGGAATAAACTGCACGGACCAGGGTATGGAGTTGAACACGAGAACACAGACGGTGCAAGTGTGTGCGccaaaggtaaaaaaataaacacattctGTGATCTGTATTCAATTTTTTCAGACAATAATGTGAATTTCCCTATATAAGGCTATATAAGATCAATATTGAAAGCCTTTGCTGAATAATCTATACTTTGTTTTATAGACCAAAAGCACTCAACAGCACTCAACATGTTCCAGAGTGACAAATGTAACGTTTGATCAGGTAGGCTATTTGCTATTGTCTATAAATTACATATTACTGTTGTTGCCCAGAGCAACAGTTTTTCCCATAAGAAATGGCATGTTAATTTCCAGTCTAAAGGGG
Above is a window of Salmo salar chromosome ssa03, Ssal_v3.1, whole genome shotgun sequence DNA encoding:
- the LOC123741889 gene encoding interleukin-12 subunit alpha codes for the protein MMPNAKLYFATWLLLVALTCSLWHVNMSSPVVSRNRPITDNCLTTAQTLLWNITEALAQEHLFKGINCTDQGMELNTRTQTVQVCAPKTKSTQQHSTCSRVTNVTFDQDKCLRNIEEDLRCYSDMLQAIDPKLLGPNVLQNLGEIKENCFSSSLLGVWSSQQDTQGCRPTQGTAYQNAFDERVHLCKVLKGLQVRTVTINRIIGYIHAGERNM